A window of the Xenopus laevis strain J_2021 chromosome 9_10L, Xenopus_laevis_v10.1, whole genome shotgun sequence genome harbors these coding sequences:
- the ppp1r3d.L gene encoding protein phosphatase 1 regulatory subunit 3D gives MSYRLPPFIMPQSYKQKVELSIPRSPSYINNLYQNAQLAQGFGGPGTKFTRPAEGSNRLPRAQSKVNHGCDPEVRPIMRRRTKSLPSSPERKRAIRCQPKCHKVRFADSLGLELAEVKVFSSADDPSIPLHVLSRLSINSDLCCSQELQVPIQYLEPDFQQPKDSGDFLDRLQQQCVCLERVASSEEKGISGTVWIVNLAFEKCVTVRYTFTNWKNYYEAKAAWKNSAEKSGWDVFTFAIPIPPFLHHICSVIQFAIRYQVAGEEYWDNNQGKNYTFTYRSHTLRMPKDSEQSWIHFI, from the coding sequence ATGTCTTACAGGCTCCCTCCATTCATAATGCCGCAGAGCTATAAGCAGAAAGTGGAGCTCAGTATCCCTCGGAGCCCGAGTTACATTAATAACCTGTACCAGAATGCACAGCTGGCACAGGGATTTGGGGGACCAGGTACAAAATTCACACGGCCCGCTGAAGGATCCAATCGGCTGCCTCGAGCCCAGAGCAAGGTAAACCATGGCTGCGACCCAGAAGTGAGACCTATTATGCGGCGAAGAACCAAATCTCTGCCCAGTTCGCCCGAAAGAAAGCGTGCCATAAGATGCCAGCCCAAATGCCATAAAGTCAGATTTGCAGATTCTCTTGGTTTGGAGTTGGCAGAGGTTAAAGTCTTCAGTTCTGCAGATGATCCTTCCATCCCACTGCATGTCCTCTCCAGACTATCCATAAACTCAGACCTGTGCTGCAGTCAAGAGCTGCAAGTCCCCATCCAGTACTTGGAGCCTGATTTCCAACAGCCGAAAGATAGCGGGGATTTCCTGGATCGGCTGCAGCAACAGTGTGTTTGTTTGGAGCGAGTAGCAAGTTCAGAGGAGAAGGGCATTTCTGGAACAGTGTGGATTGTCAATCTGGCCTTTGAGAAATGTGTTACAGTCCGGTATACATTCACCAACTGGAAAAACTATTACGAGGCCAAGGCAGCGTGGAAGAACAGTGCAGAGAAAAGTGGCTGGGATGTATTCACTTTTGCCATTCCTATACCCCCTTTCCTCCACCATATTTGCTCAGTGATACAGTTTGCCATCAGGTATCAGGTCGCTGGCGAGGAGTACTGGGATAACAACCAAGGCAAGAACTACACGTTCACGTACAGAAGCCATACTCTCCGAATGCCAAAGGACAGTGAGCAGAGCTGGATTCACTTCATCTGA
- the LOC108700935 gene encoding protein FAM217B isoform X2 yields MKKTSHAHENNTEMILRKSCSVRFSSSEPENQDQLPNSDSHNHSHKKLLFHDSKEFRCKPSAKEMKLSNKPQPRVQKQKKEMLHDDFPGDKRPQKDLCLKYDSHDFPSTRESATNQSGYLNGLHESPVIPIALSDNASAKSPLHESESLEKFFMDFKSARLISEDEDSASDLSDSERIPMPPSTFTPPGLILRAEEILPGCFSDLNPDGNKFQYPDFLPSPYNSWNLPKLATLINTEEKNSLRSIPSGFLEKYMDRLLQLEWLQIQTVEAEKSKVAKARLGIPHNGKTQKSKSGKQINISKVNDGQENHTYRKTFHTEERALKRAKKLSTKVSDETSGCFSAQKQTLEDKCVTKRSTAANFTQTNNKKSDCNPKTQSTTHIRPPKQVLLIHGQQGTEKTKNSTIDSNQKVNGTLTNNHMAIKQPSAERKLQSAKISSLK; encoded by the exons ATGAAAAAGACCAGTCATGCACATGAAAACAACACCGAAATG ATCCTAAGGAAATCGTGTTCTGTCAGATTCAGTTCCAGTGAACCAGAGAACCAGGACCAGTTGCCAAATTCTGACAGTCATAATCACAGCCATAAAAAactg CTATTCCATGACTCAAAGGAATTCCGATGCAAACCTTCTGCAAAGGAAATGAAACTTTCAAACAAGCCTCAACCAAG agtacagaagcaaaaaaaggAGATGCTTCATGATGATTTTCCTGGTGACAAAAGACCACAAAAAGACCTATGCTTAAAGTATGACTCCCATGATTTCCCCAGTACTAGAGAGAGCGCGACAAACCAGTCTGGTTATTTAAATGGGTTGCATGAATCACCCGTGATTCCTATAGCCTTATCAGACAACGCCAGTGCAAAATCACCTCTGCATGAAAGTGAGTCTTTGGAGAAATTCTTTATGGACTTTAAATCTGCCAGACTCATCAGTGAAGATGAAGACAGCGCAAGTGACCTCTCTGATTCTGAAAGGATCCCCATGCCACCATCAACATTTACACCTCCAGGACTGATCCTGAGGGCAGAAGAGATATTGCCTGGATGTTTCAGTGACCTAAACCCCGATGGCAATAAGTTCCAGTACCCTGACTTCCTCCCTTCACCTTACAATTCGTGGAACTTGCCAAAGCTTGCAACTCTCATAAACACCGAGGAGAAAAATTCATTGAGATCTATACCATCAGGATTCCTAGAGAAATATATGGACCGGCTTCTCCAGTTAGAATGGCTTCAAATTCAAACTGTAGAGGCTGAAAAGTCAAAAGTTGCTAAGGCAAGGCTTGGTATCCCTCACAATGGGAAAACGCAAAAGAGTAAATCAGGCAAACAGATAAATATTTCTAAAGTAAATGATGGCCAAGAAAACCACACCTACAGAAAAACTTTTCATACTGAAGAGCGTGCTTTGAAACGTGCAAAAAAACTAAGTACTAAGGTTTCTGATGAAACATCAGGTTGTTTTTCTGCTCAGAAGCAGACACTAGAAGACAAGTGTGTGACTAAAAGAAGCACAGCAGCCAACTTCACACAAACTAACAACAAAAAATCTGATTGCAACCCCAAAACTCAGAGTACCACACACATCAGACCCCCAAAGCAAGTCTTGCTCATCCATGGTCAACAAGGAacagaaaaaactaaaaactcCACTATTGACAGCAACCAAAAAGTGAATGGGACCTTAACCAATAACCACATGGCTATCAAACAGCCATCTGCTGAGCGGAAATTACAGTCAGCAAAAATATCTTCTTTAAAGTGA
- the LOC108700935 gene encoding protein FAM217B isoform X1, giving the protein MGFPAAEQCIMVPSVLTILRKSCSVRFSSSEPENQDQLPNSDSHNHSHKKLLFHDSKEFRCKPSAKEMKLSNKPQPRVQKQKKEMLHDDFPGDKRPQKDLCLKYDSHDFPSTRESATNQSGYLNGLHESPVIPIALSDNASAKSPLHESESLEKFFMDFKSARLISEDEDSASDLSDSERIPMPPSTFTPPGLILRAEEILPGCFSDLNPDGNKFQYPDFLPSPYNSWNLPKLATLINTEEKNSLRSIPSGFLEKYMDRLLQLEWLQIQTVEAEKSKVAKARLGIPHNGKTQKSKSGKQINISKVNDGQENHTYRKTFHTEERALKRAKKLSTKVSDETSGCFSAQKQTLEDKCVTKRSTAANFTQTNNKKSDCNPKTQSTTHIRPPKQVLLIHGQQGTEKTKNSTIDSNQKVNGTLTNNHMAIKQPSAERKLQSAKISSLK; this is encoded by the exons ATCCTAAGGAAATCGTGTTCTGTCAGATTCAGTTCCAGTGAACCAGAGAACCAGGACCAGTTGCCAAATTCTGACAGTCATAATCACAGCCATAAAAAactg CTATTCCATGACTCAAAGGAATTCCGATGCAAACCTTCTGCAAAGGAAATGAAACTTTCAAACAAGCCTCAACCAAG agtacagaagcaaaaaaaggAGATGCTTCATGATGATTTTCCTGGTGACAAAAGACCACAAAAAGACCTATGCTTAAAGTATGACTCCCATGATTTCCCCAGTACTAGAGAGAGCGCGACAAACCAGTCTGGTTATTTAAATGGGTTGCATGAATCACCCGTGATTCCTATAGCCTTATCAGACAACGCCAGTGCAAAATCACCTCTGCATGAAAGTGAGTCTTTGGAGAAATTCTTTATGGACTTTAAATCTGCCAGACTCATCAGTGAAGATGAAGACAGCGCAAGTGACCTCTCTGATTCTGAAAGGATCCCCATGCCACCATCAACATTTACACCTCCAGGACTGATCCTGAGGGCAGAAGAGATATTGCCTGGATGTTTCAGTGACCTAAACCCCGATGGCAATAAGTTCCAGTACCCTGACTTCCTCCCTTCACCTTACAATTCGTGGAACTTGCCAAAGCTTGCAACTCTCATAAACACCGAGGAGAAAAATTCATTGAGATCTATACCATCAGGATTCCTAGAGAAATATATGGACCGGCTTCTCCAGTTAGAATGGCTTCAAATTCAAACTGTAGAGGCTGAAAAGTCAAAAGTTGCTAAGGCAAGGCTTGGTATCCCTCACAATGGGAAAACGCAAAAGAGTAAATCAGGCAAACAGATAAATATTTCTAAAGTAAATGATGGCCAAGAAAACCACACCTACAGAAAAACTTTTCATACTGAAGAGCGTGCTTTGAAACGTGCAAAAAAACTAAGTACTAAGGTTTCTGATGAAACATCAGGTTGTTTTTCTGCTCAGAAGCAGACACTAGAAGACAAGTGTGTGACTAAAAGAAGCACAGCAGCCAACTTCACACAAACTAACAACAAAAAATCTGATTGCAACCCCAAAACTCAGAGTACCACACACATCAGACCCCCAAAGCAAGTCTTGCTCATCCATGGTCAACAAGGAacagaaaaaactaaaaactcCACTATTGACAGCAACCAAAAAGTGAATGGGACCTTAACCAATAACCACATGGCTATCAAACAGCCATCTGCTGAGCGGAAATTACAGTCAGCAAAAATATCTTCTTTAAAGTGA